The Leifsonia sp. 1010 genome has a segment encoding these proteins:
- a CDS encoding VOC family protein: MPATGPDFLSLQVRDLDASQAFYEQYLGLVRSPAGPPHAVVFDTKPIAFALRDLVPGTDLDAAAQPGIGAAIWLHATDVQDIHDALVADGHTIVAAPIDGPFGRTFTFADPDGYHITLHDRV; encoded by the coding sequence ATGCCCGCCACCGGACCCGACTTCCTCTCCCTGCAGGTGCGTGATCTCGACGCCTCCCAGGCCTTCTACGAGCAGTACCTCGGGCTCGTCCGCTCGCCGGCAGGGCCTCCGCACGCCGTGGTCTTCGACACGAAGCCGATCGCGTTCGCGCTCCGCGACCTGGTGCCCGGCACCGACCTCGACGCAGCAGCGCAGCCCGGGATCGGCGCAGCGATCTGGCTGCACGCGACCGACGTTCAGGACATCCACGACGCGCTCGTCGCCGACGGGCACACGATCGTCGCCGCGCCTATCGATGGCCCGTTCGGCCGCACGTTCACGTTCGCCGACCCCGACGGCTACCACATCACGTTGCACGACCGCGTCTGA
- the paaD gene encoding 1,2-phenylacetyl-CoA epoxidase subunit PaaD produces MVTHHADAARAWSAVAAVVDPEVPVLSIDDLGVLREVTVSDDGVEVVITPTYSGCPAMDAIREDVVRALAAEGFGDVRVRLVLSPAWTTDWISAKGRSALKEYGIAPPSAAGPVRLSMSVKCPHCDSLDTREVAHFGSTSCKALFVCRSCGEPFDHFKAL; encoded by the coding sequence GTGGTGACGCATCACGCGGACGCCGCGCGGGCGTGGTCGGCGGTCGCTGCGGTGGTGGACCCTGAGGTGCCGGTGCTCAGCATCGACGACCTGGGCGTGCTGCGCGAGGTGACCGTCTCCGACGACGGCGTCGAGGTCGTCATCACGCCGACGTACTCGGGATGCCCGGCGATGGATGCGATCCGCGAGGATGTCGTGCGCGCTCTGGCCGCGGAGGGGTTCGGCGACGTGCGCGTCCGCCTCGTGCTGTCGCCCGCGTGGACGACCGACTGGATCAGCGCGAAGGGCCGCAGCGCGCTGAAGGAGTACGGCATCGCTCCCCCGTCGGCCGCGGGCCCGGTCCGTCTGAGCATGTCGGTCAAGTGCCCGCACTGCGACTCGCTCGATACGCGCGAGGTGGCGCACTTCGGCTCGACGTCCTGCAAGGCGCTGTTCGTCTGCCGGTCGTGCGGCGAGCCGTTCGACCACTTCAAGGCGCTGTGA
- the paaE gene encoding 1,2-phenylacetyl-CoA epoxidase subunit PaaE: MARARFHTLAVAEVRPLTAASVEVTFAVPEELRGEYDYLPGQHVALRAHVDGRELRRSYSLCRPPLPPTAEHAGRISVAIKRDLGGAFSTWATSELRPGDRIDVMSPQGTFTVDPSRVDGRHVVGIAAGSGITPLMALASSILDGSPTAQFTLVYTNRTAIDVMFLEELADLKDRYPSRLALHHVLSREQRSAPLLSGRIDEDRLRRMLDTLIPPATVDEWFLCGPFELVQLCRDVLETYGVERERIHFELFTTGDPVEPRGDEGRPVVVHDGERTAEIEFTLDGLSSTVTTPVDANESVLNAALRVRPDVPFACTGGVCGTCRARLVSGDVRMTENYALEPEELERGYVLTCQSHPLTDRVVVDYDV; the protein is encoded by the coding sequence ATGGCGCGGGCACGATTCCACACGCTCGCGGTCGCCGAGGTGCGGCCGCTGACGGCGGCGAGCGTCGAGGTCACCTTCGCGGTGCCCGAGGAGCTCCGCGGCGAGTACGACTACCTGCCCGGGCAGCACGTCGCCCTCCGCGCCCACGTCGACGGCCGGGAGCTGCGGCGCAGCTACTCGCTCTGCCGCCCGCCCCTGCCGCCGACCGCCGAACACGCCGGCCGCATCAGCGTCGCGATCAAGCGCGACCTGGGCGGCGCGTTCTCGACCTGGGCGACGAGCGAACTGCGACCGGGCGACCGAATCGACGTGATGAGCCCGCAGGGCACGTTCACCGTAGACCCGTCCCGCGTCGACGGCCGGCACGTCGTCGGTATCGCCGCGGGGTCGGGCATCACGCCGCTGATGGCGCTCGCGAGCAGCATCCTCGACGGCTCCCCGACCGCGCAGTTCACGCTCGTCTACACGAACCGCACGGCCATCGACGTGATGTTCCTCGAGGAGCTCGCCGACCTGAAGGACCGCTACCCGTCGCGGCTCGCGCTGCACCACGTCCTCTCCCGCGAGCAGCGGTCGGCACCTCTGCTCTCCGGCCGCATCGACGAGGACCGGCTGCGCAGGATGCTCGACACGCTCATCCCGCCGGCGACCGTCGACGAGTGGTTCCTCTGCGGACCGTTCGAGCTCGTCCAGCTGTGCCGGGACGTGCTCGAGACGTACGGGGTGGAGCGGGAGCGCATCCACTTCGAGCTGTTCACGACGGGCGACCCGGTCGAGCCGCGCGGCGACGAAGGCCGTCCGGTGGTGGTGCACGACGGCGAGCGCACGGCCGAGATCGAGTTCACGCTCGACGGGCTCAGCTCGACGGTCACAACACCGGTGGATGCGAACGAGTCGGTGCTGAACGCCGCCCTGCGGGTGCGCCCCGACGTGCCCTTCGCGTGCACCGGCGGCGTCTGCGGGACCTGCCGTGCGCGTCTGGTCAGCGGCGACGTCCGGATGACGGAGAACTACGCGCTCGAGCCCGAAGAGCTCGAACGCGGTTACGTGCTGACCTGTCAGTCCCATCCCCTCACCGACCGCGTCGTGGTCGACTACGACGTCTGA
- a CDS encoding MarR family transcriptional regulator, with protein sequence MSQDGVGVDLETSLGYLLKEASSTLRAAMEDVLRPLGMTITHYSCLELLSQRPGLSNSELARGTFVTRQSMNVLLQALEREGDVTRPSEAPVGKVLPTRLTARGRRRLEQASAAVRSVEVRMLSGLTETEQAVARRILRSMIASLRGDNSGVS encoded by the coding sequence ATGAGTCAAGACGGAGTCGGCGTGGACCTCGAGACGTCGCTGGGCTACCTGCTCAAAGAGGCGTCGAGCACGCTGCGCGCGGCCATGGAGGATGTCCTCCGCCCCCTCGGCATGACCATCACGCACTACTCGTGTCTGGAGCTGCTGTCGCAGCGGCCCGGCCTCTCGAACTCGGAACTCGCACGCGGGACGTTCGTCACCCGCCAGTCGATGAACGTGCTCCTTCAGGCGCTGGAGCGGGAGGGGGACGTGACGCGCCCGTCGGAGGCACCCGTCGGGAAGGTTCTCCCCACCCGGCTCACCGCTCGCGGCCGTCGGCGTCTCGAGCAGGCGAGCGCGGCCGTGCGATCCGTGGAGGTCCGGATGCTCTCAGGACTCACGGAGACGGAGCAGGCGGTGGCCCGCCGCATCCTGCGGAGCATGATCGCGTCGCTGCGCGGCGACAACAGCGGCGTCAGCTGA
- a CDS encoding enoyl-CoA hydratase-related protein, producing MIDLDIADGIARVTLDAPERLNALGPDDLRALDAAYADAEAAGVRALVLRGEGRAFCAGRDIAGVDPATDDVSGYLDGLVTPLLRRIADFPAPTFAAAQGACLGVGLGLLIATDVVYVAEDAKVGSPFAALGAALDSGGHWLLVSRLGPHRALDLIYSGRLISGAEAVAGGLFSRVLPVDALREEVDAAAAAAASGATQAFLASKRIVSGLRDGSLDFWGSVDAENAAQTALRDTDDYREGFRAFQEKRKPGFTGH from the coding sequence GTGATCGACCTGGACATCGCCGACGGGATCGCCCGCGTCACGCTGGACGCGCCGGAGCGGCTCAACGCGCTCGGCCCCGACGACCTTCGGGCGCTGGATGCCGCCTACGCCGACGCGGAAGCCGCCGGGGTCCGGGCGCTGGTGCTGCGCGGGGAGGGCCGCGCGTTCTGCGCCGGACGCGACATCGCGGGCGTCGACCCTGCGACGGACGACGTGAGCGGCTACCTCGACGGCCTGGTGACGCCGCTGCTCCGGCGCATCGCGGACTTCCCCGCGCCGACCTTCGCCGCCGCCCAGGGCGCGTGCCTGGGTGTCGGGCTCGGACTCCTGATCGCCACGGATGTCGTCTACGTCGCAGAGGACGCGAAGGTCGGCTCGCCCTTCGCCGCCCTGGGGGCCGCCCTCGACTCCGGCGGCCACTGGCTGCTGGTCTCGCGACTCGGTCCGCACCGGGCGCTCGACCTCATCTACTCCGGGCGGCTCATCTCCGGCGCCGAAGCGGTCGCGGGCGGCCTGTTCTCACGCGTGCTTCCCGTCGATGCCCTGCGCGAAGAGGTGGATGCGGCGGCCGCGGCAGCCGCATCCGGCGCCACCCAGGCCTTCCTCGCGAGCAAGCGGATCGTCTCGGGTCTGCGCGACGGCTCTCTGGACTTCTGGGGCTCGGTCGACGCAGAGAACGCCGCACAGACGGCCCTGCGCGACACCGACGACTACCGCGAGGGGTTCCGCGCCTTCCAGGAGAAGCGGAAGCCGGGCTTCACCGGCCACTGA